TCAGCCTGCTGAAGAACACAGGCCAAGAGTTAGTCCTTATGCTCAATGCTTTGCTGTGAAACTCTCGTGTTTCTGAGCCAAAATATGCAGATGCAATGGTTCTGGGTACAGGCAAGGTATGGGGCTGATTGCTGCTTAGTGGCTGATTCTCGGCTTGCTTTCCCTTACTATCTGCAGAGACATTACATGGCTGAGATTCGGAACACTCCCCTGCTGTGAAACAATTAAATTGAGTCACAACTATTGTTTGCAGAATAATGTCCCTTCAGGTCACTGTGTAAGTTTAGGAGTgtgagaaatattttcacatagATGAGACAATAAATTCAGGGTGTTTCCTGTTTAGTCGAGAACTGCTCAGTAAGGGAAATGACTaatcaaaaaacatgaatttcccTTGTGTAGCATTATTCCCATTTATCTATTTATGAACACAGCAAGGAAAAAGATCATAGTATAGAAACTCAGATACAGGGCCAAATACAAACTGCAGGTGGTAAACGCCTATGGCCATGATTTGTTTCAAGTTTGCGGGCTTGTTTGTATTGTCTGTTAGAATTGTAAACTGATTATTAATACAGTTATGTAACAAGTAATTTcttatattaaaaacaataagaCAATTTCTTTTTGTgagtaaaaataaaggaaaacaaaaaaaaaaggaaaacaagatacataaacataaaagagacttggatgatttcttgagaTATGACTATAGATGATTATAATCAacaatttatagtttatatatgtgagtgtatagataggttggTATAAGTATGTGTACATGTATGAACCTTGTAGTTAATATGGAGGGGTTGAAGttgatggactttggtttttTTACAACCCAACTAAACTATATAACTGTATAATTTAATCTTCCTGTCTATATGTTTTTGGGAACCCTTGTGTGAATATCTATTTACCTATGTGCGCTTGACCCTACCATTATGTTTATTAcctgtttatttaaaacatgggcaaatgtatttaaaacaccAAAAATCATTTtactattcaaaatttttttctaaactgaAACACATTGATCAAGTTCTTGTGATATAACTGTTGAGAGTTCTTTCAGCTCCAGATGAATTAGGAGGATTTCATTCTAGAAATGTGGCAATAATCAAATTCCAGCTTTGATGTAAGAATTATTCTGTATTAACATTGTAACTTTGGGggttaatgaaaatgtaattagtgGTGTTGAATCAGAAATTTACATTAACAATGTCAAACACTGTATGACACCAGTGGAATGCAGAGAAATGTTATATGTATagttaaaaattcaaatcagacattaaggggcatatttattatgtggtgtaaaaaatgccAGAATAATACACTACACATCACCAAACTAATGTATAAGAAATACTTAGAGTAACTTttgctggaagcaatgtaaaataatggtggcaaaaataaaacacataataCATATGCCCCTTAGTCTTAGTGAGCCTGTGACAAGTGTTCCTCTATTGTGTAcccatttattataatgttttgcAATGTGCTTATTGTCATGTGAGTGCTGGAATTCGCATATTTGTAGAGAGGAATCATAATCCATACAGATAACATCCTAATGCTGGTTTTGTAACAATTTGCtgtcttaaaaaaaaagaggaaaacccCCCAGATCTATGACTATGTACCTCCTTTTTAAAGCTGTTGCTTAAACAGTTGCGAAGTGGCAATGAATCTGACACAGTTGCATCCAATGAGTTAAAATGCAATTGTACTTTGACACAAATCAGATGCAACTGTGCTAAGAATTTTTGGTGTTCAGATTCCATCACTTCCAACACTAGAGGTCTATTTATTATTTGGAGACAAACATTACTGGTGCTGTTTCCCATTGCAATCAGATCATTGCTTTTTGCCTAACTTGTAGCTGATTGTTCaaatcaaattgctgattggttgctataggcaacattaCATGTCAAAATTACATCACAAGAGGGGTGGGAAGGACCAAACTGTATCTAGAGCACAGACTTTctaccagtaacgtaactagagggggacgggccctggcgcgggacgtgcagccgggccccgccccctccgtacgcccagaAACTGCCGAAGAACTAcgtggcgcgcaagctgccggggggccctgacggggtgtgggccctggcccaatcgcaccctatgctcccccggtagttatgccactgctttctATAGAAGTACCCTTAATGATTGGATTTTTTGTGCACCATACTTGTATGACTGCTACAGTTCTTTGCAGTagcaaatgagccctatagtctaTCTGTAAATTACTTTCAAACAAATatctaaattttaaataaagcttGACATACAAGCCAGTATTTAGACATGAACAGTGCCTAGATTTTGTGGTCTATAGCTATACACAAGCATAATAACAAATAATTGATGAAGAAAGATCTTGAATAGATTTCCTTTGATTAGAGTTGTGAAGTGTTTGGCACCAGACCTAGATAAATTGTATAGACAGTATTGTTTTTATATGAGAGGATTACAAAATCAATTGCTTTTGAATGTACATAGTTTCTATCAAAATGTAAAGAgataaaaaatcaaacctgctgcTGTATGGGTTTTTGTTTCTGGCTCAAATCCCCCTTTGTAGGCCAAAATATAATTCAGGTCCCCCTAAGCTGAGAACAATATTAATGAATACATTGCTGAATCAGCCTTTCTGCAATGACTGTCAAACAGGTGTTCACGTCAAATGTCATCCTAATCAACCTTTAAGTTGGTCTTTAGTTGTACAGTATCTTAGCATTCTTCCTAAATTGTATGCCTTCAGGATGGGCTCATCAAAGTCACTGCTTTGAGCCAACTTCAAGGAGTCAGTCCCATAGTCACTGATCTtcctagacaaaaaaaaaacatgacatgtACAGATTGTTCTATGTGCTTTTGCTTTATCAGTGGGAAATGGCACGTTAATTGTACTAACTCACTTATTACTTTCATATTGGTTTGGTTTTTTTCTTGCATACATAAATCAAATtccaaaagaaaagtaaaaaatgcaaCATACCTCATATGCCTTAGAGGCAAAACTGCTAGGGAAGCAATTCAGTGGCAATTAAGCACaaacaatatatttacagtatctaaACTGAGTGCTGAAACAATGAGCTCTGATTAGGTGGctacattttaaaattacaatgcatgcattatcaaataaaaataaggaactgaatattattttttgcattaaGGAAATAGAACAAAAATACATACCGTAAGACAGAAAGCTAAGTTGCTCTGAAGGTTACAGAAAGAGTTTATAGTATGAATCACGTAGCTGACACTTGTGCTGATAGATTTAGACAAGTGCATCTAGTTCATTTTGTCCTTCCCATTCACCTTCCCTTCTACTTCTCTTCATATCTAAGATTAGAATTCAACTGCTTTTTTCAGTCATAAAATAAGAAAATCGTGAGCATTTTAAAGTCTTATCCTCAGTTAATTAGCTATATTTTTGTTATTCACTAAGATCATTGAAAATCTAAGTGGTTTTtgacgatatatatatattttacatattcagttctcaaaatataaatattaggcTTCCTGGAAGGTCTACACTAAAATGCAGCaagcattattgttattattataataatatttattatgtagtaCTGTGGGGTAATAAATGCAGGAAAACAATTCTGCAATGTCTTGTTTGTATGCAGTTAGAAATATCTTTCTGCCAAACATTAATGGGTAACTAAGCAGCAAAGATGCATGCTGAACTGCTTAGTTAACCATGAGGATTTAGGATGTGTCTGGTGTCTGGGTCAGGCACGTTTCAGACGTTAGCAATTCCGCCCCTCTCCCCCCCTGCCTGTCACACTGACCTTAAAATCGCAGACGGGGGTTCCTGGGGGGCGCATCGCTAGCACAGAGAGTGAAATGGCGCTCTCTGAGCTAGAAAagcagaatttccagtttaaaaaacagaaattcagctcttaaagttaccaggagtggctttttgccacccctgataATTTCTGGCAGTATTTATATGACTGATTGGCATTTCTTTCATTACCTTTGCTAGAGAATGCAAAAAGAATAAGAACTTGATATTGTTGGCTGCAAATGTATACTGAAATGTAAAGGAAAAGGTGTTGCAGATACTTTTTTGGGAGATGCAAATAATCTCCATTTACTTGCAAATAGAGCTGCTTAACATGGTTCCTGTATTTGAgatattataaatacatacagcCAAATCTGCCATCAGGAATAACAGGGTCCCATAATACTAAATTTGCAGGGTCCTCTCCACCAAAAGAGCCCCAGTTATTAATCTACTGGTCATATGGGCAgagggccctgccaacaagtagaatgcgGTCCTCATGAATAAAAACTGGCCTGTGTATGCATGAACATGCCCCTGATCTCAGTCACACTTATTATACCCCTTCACTCATTAAAGCCCCACCCCCTCTGGGGCTCACTTTGCCATGAGGCTTCTAACTACTATACTTCCTGTACCCTCCTCATGGTGCCTCTGTGTGCTTCGTATACAGAAAATCTCTTTTTATCTattgcttattaaaggggttgtttaccttccaaaatccttttttcagttcagtgaaaatgtgaaaatgttcaacagaaataaagactttttcgaGTGGTTTTCCActgtattttttacagtttttccaaaaattgaagcttaatgtttctgtctctggtgtttcaatgtggcagctcagtaatccaggagcagattctgaactgttacattttgttatattagctgatacatttctcagcatctcagcataatgtatcaactaatgtatgtatgtaaggtgaaaaatacaattttaaacttcagtattagaaaaatggttaaaaacagaaaatagaaactgCAATTGAAAATTTCTGgtaaactgaaaacaactgaaaataatATAAGTGTTGGAAGGTTGTTTGAACAATTCTTTAAGATTCTGCATTTCCACACAACACAACAATACATGTAATGCGCCTAGAAACAAATGTAGCAAAGATGTGACACACCAAGCTGAAGAAAGCTGTATTGCTACATTTACTTTCTACCTGCCTTTACAATTTGCCAACATATTGTGCTCAAAGTAAGTACCCAGATATAAAACTTACAGGCTGTGCTAAATCAGGCTGTGTGGCTCCCATGTACTGGATAATGTACCATTTCGGTAGTAGCTTGGTGTGTACTTGCATGAAGAAGTTGACGAAGCCTTATAGTTTATGGTTATAAGTAAACCTGACAGTCATTGTTCTTGGTATAGATCAAAAGAGCTATAATGGTGTGTGGTAGAAAGATCAAAGAAAGGTGTCAAAAGGTGAATTTTGCTTTCAATTTCTCCTCAGTTGGACatgaaagctgcaagggagatgttactaaacagagaatggtTTATCTGTATAAAGGATTTGCTGTCTGGCCCCGGAAGCTATAGTATTCTGGAAGAAACAGGCAAGCCAGAGAATCCATTCCAGTAGTCCATTTCTCATATttgagctcactttccacaggaaggctgtcctgttgAAAGATATTTAATTGTAGTGGGAGTGTTAGCAAGTTCTCTCTGAGCAGGACACAGCAAGatggttacctgtctgtgttaggaactcccagaggggcttggggtgctgcctgccactgcaaggagaGGAGGGACCCTTGACCAAGTTACTGAGAGTCAAAAGTGATTGAAGAAAGCCAGAAAGTGAGACAGGCCAGAGGCTGTTGAGCTGATAACACAGGAGGGTAGATTCAGCAGGGCCCAGTGAGAAGGCCAGCATATGTGTGTGGAAGACACCCTGTATGGTGAGACCCTAGAGTGGGGGAAAGTTTTGAATGTGTGCTGTTGAAACACTAATGAACGGTGTTCTTGTGACTTTATATTAGGAAGAATTTGCCAGAGTTTTTGTCTAAAGATGTGGTGTCCCTGCCTTTATGCCCCTGAATACCATAACTAATTTCCCCCCAAAACTGTGTGTAcaagcagccagcttgtcacaggTGTTACATATCAAGTTAAGCCACACATCAGGGTATCCAGTAGGATGATTCTAGTCAGTGTCAAATACACATGTCAGACAGGTGAATGGCAAGGCAGAGCACAGTGCACAGGCCAGAAGGCACAATAGGCAAAGGTAGAGTCCAGTATACAGGCCACGGATCAGGACAGTCAGCAGGAAGGCAGAACAAAGAAATGGTATATGGTTGTTAAAAGTTATACTTATAAGGCCATGTTCACAAATACCTCTGTGCCATTCCATTAATCTACCATACTTACCTTTTCTCACAACTACTTATTAATTTACCCTTTCAGTTAAACTATCATCCTCTATCCTTATTTTCCATTCCTTGCTTTCTGCTCCTCCCTTTTATATCCATTGTCAGCATGTTCTTATCATAtccccattttcttttttctcctcaTTTCCATTCTTTCTTAACTTCTACTGACACTTCCATTATGCTTTCTCCTCTTATCTCAACTTCTTTATGTTCCTATGTTTTCTCTACACTCACTTTTCTGTACACCCAGAAGTTAGTCCTAGCTGAATATCTGGCCTTGAGTTACTTAACAGAGTCTTtatatgcagtggtgtaactaatcTGTGCCTGTCcctactgcaaaaaaaatctttggtggGGCTTGGTGCAAAGTACCAAACCCTACTGCCCTTCCCCTACCAGCTTAAATCATTGCCTGCTCTACTAACTGAGATTGTTACACCACTGTTTCTgcataaaattctaaaaaaaatcataaaaccaCCTTCACTACATTCAGGTCGCTAATGCAAAAACCTATTATGCCTAGGGTAATATGACTAGACAGGTGTTCTAAAtatgaatacatataaaaataataaaatgtactttatatatGCTCACCTATAGATGTTGCTATGAAGACAGATGCCAGAAATGACTGATGTGGAAGCTGGGGTCACAGATTTTGCAGCATCAGGAAGAGCTGGTCGCCGAAATGCCTTACCAGATATTTTGGGTTCCCCAGCTGGAGGAGAGACCTCGGACCTCCCAAAGAAATTAGCAGAGCTCTCTTTATCTCAAGGTATCAAGCATTTGctttaatataaatgcaaagaaaaagCTGATAGCAATCATATTAAAATGCAGCCAAATCTTAATTCAAGCTCATATACTGTAATGCCTAAATGCATTTTGTGTTATGTGCACCTGTTTTAGTGTCAAACTTCCCACAGTTTAACAAAGTTGTTTCATGATGTACAACgtacaaatattttattggttctCCTATATCAAGCTGTGAACCAGAACTTTTTGCCCAATCTTTTTGGGAAATTAAAGAACTTTGCTGTCATATTTACTGGGTCTGACAGACCCATCTaatttattagaaaaagaaaGGTACACATGTTTATTCCAATAAATGCTAATTTGTAGGAGAATGCTGGTAATATTCTGCCTAGTTGATTAAGGCATCCATAAATTCCTCCACTGGATGAGAcccagaataaaaatgtaaaaagctttTAGCACTTACCCATGTACAGAAATAAAGTGCAGTTTTGAGCACAATCACCATGTTTTGAAACTCTGGAgcaccttttttcttttcttttagacagcaattcaagcacaggatacacagtagataacagacaagttctgacgaatcccattgtatactacagagcttatctgtgatctgctgtgtaacatgccttttc
The genomic region above belongs to Xenopus laevis strain J_2021 chromosome 5L, Xenopus_laevis_v10.1, whole genome shotgun sequence and contains:
- the pkib.L gene encoding cAMP-dependent protein kinase inhibitor beta; this translates as MPEMTDVEAGVTDFAASGRAGRRNALPDILGSPAGGETSDLPKKLAELSLSQDGGAEGGGEASAEAPAETQDKSEET